The Edwardsiella tarda ATCC 15947 = NBRC 105688 region CACCGTGCTGGAGATCTGCTCCATGCTGGAGGCGGTCTCTTCCAAGGAGCTCGCCTGCTCTTCGGTACGGCTGGAGAGATCGTTGTTACCGGCAGCGATTTCCTGCACCCCGGTGAAGATGTGGCTGGTGCCGTTGCGCACCGCGCCAACCATGTTAGCCAACTCGTCGCGCATATGGCGCAATCCCTGCATCAGTTGGCTAATTTCGGTATCGCCACGCGCCTGGATATCGATGGCCAGATTGCCGTGTGCGATCTCCGCCTGGTAGGCGATAACTTGCTGAATGCGGTCGATGATGTAGTGACGAACCCAATACATGACCAGCGCTGTGATCGCAACGAACAGCAGCATAAAGCCGATAGTCAGTGGGATAATTTGATGGTAATTGGCGGAGGCTGCCTGCGCCGCCGGTTGGATGATCTTGTTGGCGACGTAGTCGGAAGCGTCGTCCAGCGAGGACATGAAGCCGGTGCTGGAGTGATTCTGCAGGATGGTTTGGAAACCATTAATATCGTTATTCTGCAGTCGTTCGATCATGGTCACCAGATCGGCGCGAGCTTTGCCATATAATCCTTTGACCTTCTCTGCGCGGCCATTGTCATGGCCACTGGCGCGTGAGAGGGCATAAAAGTTTTCCATCTCTTGGTCGACACTCACCAGACGCTGCTGCAGATTGGTGAGTGAAGTACGCGCGTTATCGTCGTCGCCGTGTGCACTCAATGCCAGCGCGTCTTTCATGATCTCTTCACGGATTTGCGTGATCGAGGCGTAGGCACGGTCCATCGCCATAATTTGGCTAAATCCCCGCGAGATCTCATCTAGGCGGGTATCGGTAGTGGAGGCATCACGCAGGCTCCAAATACCGGAAAAAATCTGTAGGCCGCAGAATAGCGCGAGCACAGCCATCAGACCCCGTGAAATTTTTAATCGTTCGAACATTGTGT contains the following coding sequences:
- a CDS encoding methyl-accepting chemotaxis protein — translated: MFERLKISRGLMAVLALFCGLQIFSGIWSLRDASTTDTRLDEISRGFSQIMAMDRAYASITQIREEIMKDALALSAHGDDDNARTSLTNLQQRLVSVDQEMENFYALSRASGHDNGRAEKVKGLYGKARADLVTMIERLQNNDINGFQTILQNHSSTGFMSSLDDASDYVANKIIQPAAQAASANYHQIIPLTIGFMLLFVAITALVMYWVRHYIIDRIQQVIAYQAEIAHGNLAIDIQARGDTEISQLMQGLRHMRDELANMVGAVRNGTSHIFTGVQEIAAGNNDLSSRTEEQASSLEETASSMEQISSTVKNNADSAREATELVQKASAIAVNGGEITRQMVSTMTEIAESSRKIGDITGVIDGIAFQTNILALNAAVEAARAGEQGRGFAVVAGEVRNLAQRSAQAAKEIKGLIEASVSRVEQGNQLVENVSQSMGDIVTSVNHISDTMLEISSASEEQSRGIAQIAQAINEMDKVTQQNAALVEQSAAAAGALEEQADRLTQTVAQFKISPQESAIPPAAPSVSPQSPIVKKAPLSTRENADDDNWDTF